The genomic stretch AGTTCCCACCAGCCCAGCTCACCTCTCTCGCTCTTCAGGGGTGTTTTTTGGCAGCTTCATAGCTTCctgcaggcagagaaaagcagatttgCTGCCATGTGCTCCATGGCATTGAGGGCCAGGGCAGACTCGATAGCTCCCATGCTCTTGCAAACCTCCTTTAGGTGACGATGTTCCTTCCCCTGGCCCTGGCTTGGGCCAAGGTCACAGCCCTGCTCCTAAGGACACTTAGGAGTGGAGTGAggccagcccccctcccagctgGAAACCCCCCTGCTTTCCCTCAGGATGTCTGCCACTGGTGGGACCTCACCATATAGCTGCTGAAGGCACGGGAGTCAGCATCCACCATTGCCACCAGCTCGTCCATGGCCTGGTGGAAGCGGGGGATCAGCTTCCTCATGATGGGGTCCAGCTCCTCAAACTGCCGCTTCCCATAGCTCATTAGCCCCACCATGCAGCCCAGTGCCGCTCCCTGCAAGGGCATGGGGGTAAATTCTCCAGCAGGACACCACGCCTGCTGTTACCACCATGCCAGCTCCCCTTGGGGGCTCAGCACACCCAGAGGActcccaggcaggcaggaaccCCATCTGGGTGTGGCACACATAccagggcagctgcagctgcgGACACAGAGCCtcctcctggtgctgctgaCCTCCCACCGACTGCTCGCACAAAGGCACCCAGTGGCTTGGCCACCAGCTGCCCAtccacctctcctgcctgcaccaggtACCTGCGGCACAGTGGCCCATGGGTCAGAGACCCCAGGTGCAGGgacacccaccaccaccacccagtcCTTTCTCACCTGGCACTGCCCTCTCCAACAGGTTTTCATCCACCCCTTGGCTCTGTGGGTGGCTGAGAAGGGGGCTAGCCCAAAAAACCCAGTGGGAGATTCAGGAAGAGGACAAGGAGCCCCATGGGGACAGATGGACAGCTGGGGAGCATGTCCTGGGGGTGTGGAGGGGGGTTGCTCTGCATTAGACAGGGTGGGCTTGTGCAAATGGTGTTTGGTGGGACAGAAACATGCCTGCAGACACATCCCCAGGGGGACAACAAGGACTTAAAGTGCACGTCTTGGTATCACTGTGGCGTGGGTGGatttcccttcccatccctctgCAGACACGTTTTACACCAGGCACTGCAGCGTGGCACCTCTCCTTGGAGAGCAGCATGTGAGCCAGAGGCAGTGAAATTTGGGCTGGGGACGGGGTGGAGGATTTAACACATACATACTCAAGTTTGGCCATgaaacctgctcctgctgcttgccCAAGTGACTTAgagtccccccaccccatgttCACAACCATCAGAATTTGGGAGGAGGGACCACCCCAAGCCTGCAGAACACCAGGCTGAGATATCCCCTGGATGTGAAGAGGAACTGGGTGCAGGCGCCACTCCCAAAACAAGCTGAGTGCAAGACACAGGCAGTGGGATCCCCCCATccgggcagggatgggcagcaTGATGAGAAgcaggatgggggtccctacTCAATGATGCGCTCCCGGGGGTGAAACGGAGATAGGGAGTCCAGGCCCAGCCGGCTGACCACCTGCAAGGAGCAGCCACAATAAGTCCCTTTGCATTCTCATTCCCTGCTGTTAATTAACCACAGGTGATCCAGCCCTAGGCTACCACCCAGGCAGAGGACAGCCAGCGtcaccagcccagcccagcccagacTTGGGAGCGGTGTGTGGCCGCCTACAAAAGACTGGAAACTGCACCAATAAATAATTAGCTTGCTCTTATCTAGCACGTTCCCCATAGGGTGGAAAAGTCCCTCCCTCttgcagctgaaaagcagaGCCTGTCTCCTCATTTCCAGCTTACACCAgtcctggggttttttcccataATGCCATGCACTGTCCTTGAGCTCTGGGGAGGTGTCCttcccctcctggcctccaCAAAGGCaagctgggcagctgctgcccacacTCTATCCTCATGGGACGGGTTCTGTGTTCCCTGAGCATCTCAGCGTCCTCAGGACAATAAAGCAACTTGTCCCACTCGCTGTGCCCTCACAGCTTGCAAGGCACCATCTCTGGACACAACTGTCATGCCTGGGGGCTGCCATGGTCCCACATCTCTGCTCAGTGCCACTTTGGGAGtctgggggggtgggtgtgtcTCTCTCATGATCTCACTCTTGTGTTGGTACCAGGAAGAGCCATGTTACCAGCCTGatcttctgttcttcctccaGGATGAAGAGTTTTTCCTTCTTGATGTAGAACTCAGCCGTGTCCAGCATGGCCTTCTTGGGGACAAGCCCCACCAGCTGGGACCCCACCACAGGGAGGTTCAGTGCCTGCAAAGGACATCAGAAACATGACTGTCCCGAGAGCCACCTGCCCTGCCACTACTACCACCCCAGCCTGGTGGTCCTCATCCCTCCTCAGGACCTGGGGAGCTCATGGAAAAGCCTTCAGTGGAGGAGCTGGGGGCTAGCAGCCAGTTTCGgagcttttggggtttttgtgccATTCAGCGCTCTGCCCAGCTTGGCTGAGCTGAGTATGAGATAAAGCAGAGCCTgacctggggatggggagaagaaCTTGGAGGGAGACATCCTCTGCAAAGCCCCCATTGAAACAAGCGTGGTGAGCCACCCTGCATGACCCACCTCTGCATCTCGGCAGACCTCCTCATAGACAGCATGGAGCGGCGTGATCTCAAAGTCCAGCAGGTTTGTCGAAACCTGGGCTATATTCTCTTCCTCCAAATACCAGCCAATGCCCTGCACCCTCTTCAAGCGCCCGGGCTGCCAAGAACTGCCACGGTCAAGGCATGGCCCAGGAGGCATGGGGGCAAGCAGGTCTGCTCCCAGCATGCCACCAGCACAGGGGTACCTGGTCGGTGCCGCGACCCTGCTCACGGAGGTTGAGGGCAATGCGGTGAGCCAGCTCCTTGGTGCACAGCAGGTTGACATTGTATGCGATAAGGAAGGTCCGGGCACCCGTCACCGTAGCCCCCCACCGGGGGACAAAGGTTGGGGCCCCAAAATCAGGAGCCCACTCTGGTTTTGcaagctggggaggagggaggagatcACGTGGACTGGCACCACTGAGCAGCATGAGCCACCTTCCCAAGGATGGCATCTGCCTCCCCAGCCAGCATCTGCCACGACTGCCTCCATGTTCAGCAGCACCCGAAGCATTTCATCAGCTCCTCTCGGTGCAAAGGGACTATGccagcccctggccccctcCCCAAAGCCAGGGAGGTGCAGTTCAGCTCTGCCCAGCTGTGTGCTGCCAGGCTCACCTTCTCAGGGAGTGCCTCATACTCCCCAGCACGGACAGCAGGCAgtgctctcctgctctcctcccgTGCCGCCTCTCCATACAGGTAAACTGCAAGACAGAGCCAGGGGTGAGCACTGCCGGGCAGAGGCTGGTGGCATATTGTCTAGCAGGGTCCGGTTTTGCCCATTTGGGAGCAAACCCCATTTGGTTAAGCTTTTGCAAATTGTATGCAGTTTCTCCACAACTGGAAGCATGTGTGGTGGGACAGGACAGGCAGAGGTTCCTGGCCCCTACTCACCAGGCacccccagctccgctgccaaGCGCTGCCCGAAGACATGGGCGCAGGTGACGCACTCCTCCATGCTGACGTTCATCACTGGCACAAAGGGGCAGACATCCAGGGCTCCCATGCGAGGGTGTTCACCTGGTGATGGGGCAGATATAAGGATGGGAGCTGGGAAGAGCAAgcagaaaaggagggagaaaggcCCTTTCCCAGCCTCTTTTGCAGACTGGGCACTGCCGCCGCGAGGAATGTTGAGTTTGCAGCAGTAATGTCTACTCCAGCCCAGGCATAGGAGGGATTTAGCCTCAGTGGATCAGGAGGATGAGCAAGAGCTTTGCACAGTCCCACCACCATCCACTCTGGCAGCATTGCTTGCTGCAGGTGTAGTAACATGCCATGCTTGGCCACCAGCAACTTATTTTAGCTCCAGCCATGCAAGGTGCACCCAGAGCCAACCACGCACAACAGCCAAAGGATGTACCACACCAGATCAGCTCCTGTGCCACCCCCAAACTCACCTGTGTGCTGGCTCATGTCAATAAGCTGCCCAGCCACGCGGGCTGCGCTCAGTGCCCCTTCAACAACAGCCTCGGGGGACCCCACAAAAGTGTAGACGGTACGGTTGGTGGAGGCACCAGCATCCACGTCCAGCAGCACGCAGCCCGGTGTCCGGGAGATGGCCTGCCCCAGTGCATCgatcacctgccaaagagcAGAGGACCCCCTGAGGCAAGGCAGCTGAGCTGGCCAGACCCCCACCACAACCCCAGCTTCACAAGGTAGGGGATGCCTTTTCTcacctctcccccttcccacctgcACTGGGGTTGGGGATGACCCCACAATCAGTGGGGATGTagccctgtgctgcagaggatgCAGGATCCAAAGGCATGAGCATCCCAACTCCTACCCAGGGGGTTTGGGACACCCCTGGCTCCCAGTGAGCCCCGAAGCCACCATGGTGGGGGAGAGatgcccagctgctgctgcacattGGAAAGCACCATCACAAATTGCTGTTCCTGAGGATACTGTCCCCTGCCAGCTTCAAAACAAGTTTGGCTCTGCAAAGGCTGTTCCCTGGGGGAAGCAGTGGTTTTATTGTAATTTTGCGTTTGCTGAACTTCTCTGCCCCCAGCAGGGCCAAAGTTCAGCCTAGGGCTGATGCCCAGCATAGATCCCATTAACCTGGATGGTGTGTTTTGGCACAACAACTGCAAGCGATATTTCTCTAAGGGAGTATACCAGACCACCCCAAGCCCTGGTGCTACAGCAACCTgcaggcgggggcgggggggggggggggtgggtggggtggtcTGAGCCCCCACTTCTCACTGAGGTGCCAAAAGGGAACAGTGGCTGCCTTTGGGCATTTTTGGCAATAGCCAGGCAGGGGAAGGTGCACAGCACTTCAAGGATGCAGGGCAGAGTCTGGCAGAgggtgctgcctgcacagcccctCTGCTGGGGCAGTCCAGCTGTCCACACCCCAGCATCACCCAGCCCTCAGCCCTCCACGCGCTCCCTCACCTCCTTGTTATTCCCCTCCGAGAAGTTGGGGACACACTCCACCAGCTTGGCCATGGTCCTAGGtctgcctgcacccccacgGCTCCCGACTCAGCTCCTCACACCCTGTGTGTTTGCCTGCCCTTTCCTGTCCCACTGCAGAGCAAAAGCCTCCCAGCACCCAACCCTGTTGCCTTTTCCCCGAGCCAGGGTTTCTCATTAACTGCATCGATCAGTGGCCAGAAGTCAGAAAGGGTCTTGGATAAACAAGGTGGTACTGTCCCTTCTGTACCTGGAGCAACTCAGGGCACAAGGGCGCTGCCTGCTTACCAGGGCCAGCCTTCAACACCAGTTACACGCCAGTGCCAATTAGTTGCTAGGAGAAGGTGATTGCCACTCAGTGAAAAACATCTGCTCCTCCCAGCACCATGCTGTGGCTACCGGATGGGAcaggctgcccctgcccctgccccgggcacaGCAACAGGACCATCAGCACGACACGATGGTGCGGGACAGCTGCTTCTAAGGACCCCAGCGTGGGCACTGGCGCAGTGGGCAAAAATCTCTCGCTGTGAGCAGGACTCGAACCTGCACAAGCAAACACTTATTAGATTTCGAATCCAACGCCTTCACCTCTCGGCCATCACAGCCCGGGGAACACGGGGCAGAGGGGGaaaggcggggcggggcggaaaCACGACAcctgcccccagcctggggctcccccgctcccccatGGGCGCCCCGTTTTCCTGGGAAGCGGGGAGGTCTCCGGGGTGGCCGGTGCGTCCCTGCACACAAGCTCAGTCCCGcgctgctccccagggcctgGCGGCAGGGCCCGTCCCCAGAAAGCAGCGCCCGGGacgcggcgggcccggggcagcACTGTGGCCCCAGCAGCCCAGTGCCCGGCACAGGGTGGGGGTGCCCGGGCAGCTGCGCACCCCGGCTCGTTGGTCTAGGGGTATGATTCTCGCTTAGGGTGCGAGAGGTCCCGGGTTCAACTCCCGGACGAGCCCTCCTTTTGGGCACCCCCCGCCGGGCACAGCCCCTGCGGGGACCACgcacaggcagctctgcccgggATCGCGGTGCAGGGTGTGGGCACGGTGATGGCACTGCAGCCGgggctcccacagcagctcgGCTGCCCACCCTGGCACGGCTACACGCAACCCCTGACCCAGGGTCTGtgaccagaaaaaaatgcccctgctctgccccagagcCCCACCACCCCGTGCCGGCCCCGTTGGCAGCCTAGGCACCCGAGGGACACCCAGTGCCTGCAAACCCCCAAAACCGACAGTCAGCAgctccggggcggggggggcggctggggaaggaagcagggacagggattTTCTGGGAGCGAGGAGAAAGGCGGGTCAGAGGGGGACATGCGCTTTGGGGGATGCCCCATGGAGGAAGAAGGGTGGGGGGTGATGCTGCGAAGCACGGGCCATTTCAACCGCTGTAAGGGCCAGGGAGGTGGTTTGGAGGAAGAAGATCCCCGGACATGGTGGGAAATGGAGATGCTGGGCACTAATGCCCCATGGTGACCTCCGGATGGTGGCTCCATGGACCGGCCACAGCAAGAGGGACCTGCCTGCTCCCAGACTGTGCCAAGGGACACACACAGCCTCAGCTGCCCCCTCCAAGCCCCCAAAGGTGCGTGGGGCACAGAGGCTGGTGGGGGCAGCACCCCGGCTCGTTGGTCTAGGGGTATGATTCTCGCTTTGGGTGCGAGAGGTCCCGGGTTCAACTCCCGGACGAGCCCCCCTGCCTTTTGGGCACCCACCTTCCTTGGCTGGCACGCGGGATCATGGCGTAACCAGGGCATGGTGGGGGCAGCGGTGTCAGCGCTGGGGGGTCAGTGCCGCGTCCTGGCTGGGCACGTCCCTGCGGGCAGGCCTGACCCCCAAGAGCTGGCGGTGAGTTGCTGCAGGGTGAGTGGGCAGGGAGGCGGCACTGGGAACCGCAGAGCAGAgggggtgctgccagcagcagcgcgTGCCCTGAGGGTCTGTTTCTGGGCTCAGGGCCCTTGAGGCAGAGCAGGGTGAGCAGTGGGCAGCGGTGGGGGGGTCTTGCCcaggcccccagccctgcccgcgcaCAGGGGTTGTACCTCAGCGGGAGAGCGCTTGCTTTGCATCTAAGAGGCCCTGGGTTCAACCCTCAGCGTCTCCATGTCCTTTTTGCCTCCCCagagccccatccctgccagctgctgggctgcggCTGAttcccagcacctgcagcctgtggagaaatGTCTGTGGCGCTCTCGCTTCCCTGCCCGAATGTTGGTGTCGGCAGGAGCTGCCGGCTTGGGGAGGCTGCCCGTCCCCACTGAGCCGGGCAGCGTCGCCCCTTCTGTGCCCCGTCCCCGCAGGGGCTGTGCCCTGGCGGTGGGTGCCCAAAAGGGGTGCTCGTCTGGGAGCTGAACCAAGGACTTCTCGCACCCTAAGTGAGAATCATACCCCTAGACCAACGAGCTGGGGTGTTGGTTTGGGGCCCAGTGCGCATCCGGTCTCccacggccccacggccccaggCACCGCACAAGGACAACCCATGCCCACTGCAGGTGGGGGGCAGCTGCCCCAGGGtgctgccctctccctcccctctgcgCTCCGGCCAtcacctcctccagctcccccggGGACCAGGCACAGGGAGATGTGGGGGAGCCCACTTGGCATCCCGGCAAAATGCCACTTCCCCGCCTCTCTCAGGGCAGCAAAACCTGGAATAACCTCAGAGAGGCTGtgcccctcctgcccagggccatCACAGCCCCTGGAAGGGACATTGTGGGGCTCCCTGTGCACCTCTGGCTCCCCCTGTCCTGGCCCCCCAACATCTGTCCCCGCTCCCCCAAAGCTCAGTCCCGcgctgctccccagggcctgGCGGCAGGGCCCGTCCCCAGAAAGCAGCGCCCGGGacgcggcgggcccggggcagcACTGTGGCCCCAGCAGCCCAGTGCCCGGCACAGGGTGGGGGTGCCCGGGCAGCTGCGCACCCCGGCTCGTTGGTCTAGGGGTATGATTCTCGCTTAGGGTGCGAGAGGTCCCGGGTTCAACTCCCGGACGAGCCCTCCTTTTGGGCACAGCCCCTGCGGGTCCCCGGTCTGCAACCCCCTGAAACCGACGGTCAGCACCTctgggggctggggaaggaggcagcaaCAGGGATTTTCATGGGAGTCATGAGATAAGCCAGGTGAGAGGTTCTTGTAGGGGGATGTAGCTCAGCAGAAGAGCGCTTGCTTTGCATGTAAGAGGCCCTGGGTTCAAcccccagcatctccagctTTTTGCCTTCACAGTCCCACCTCCCTGCCAGCTGCGGGTCTGGCAGagcccccaaaaccccacagaaaagCCCTAGGGCTGCCTGCGGGCTGCTTCCCAACACCTGCAGCCTGCGGGAAATGCCCGTGGCCCTTTTCCCACTCCCGCCCAGGCGCTGCGGGGTGCGGGGTCCAACTGGCGTCCCTTCCCTACGGGGCTTGGCGTGTCTCTTGGGGCAAACgttggtgctgggggggagtGGCCAGGTGGGAGGAGGGTGGCGGGTACCCAAAAGGAGGGGTCATCTGGGAGCTGAACTCGGGACCTCTCACACCCTGAGCAAGAATCTCAACCCTAAACCAATGAGCTGGGGTATGCAgctggcccccagcccaggTCCTGTGCCCTACGGCCCCAGGCACCGCACAAGGACAACCCATGCCCACCGCAGGTGGGGGGCAGCTGCCCCAGGGTGCTACCTGGAATAACCTCAGAGAGGCTGtgcccctcctgcccagggccatCACAGCCCCTGGAAGGGACATTGTGGGGCTCCCTGTGCACCTCTGGCTCCCCCTGTCCTGGCCCCCCAACATCTGTCCCCGCTCCCCCATGGGCGCCCCGTTTTCCTGGGAAGCGGGGAGGTCTCCGGGGTGGCCGGTGCGTCCCTGCACACAAGCTCAGTCCCGcgctgctccccagggcctgGCGGCAGGGCCCGTCCCCAGAAAGCAGCGCCCGGGacgcggcgggcccggggcagcACTGTGGCCCCAGCAGCCCAGTGCCCGGCACAGGGTGGGGGTGCCCGGGCAGCTGCGCACCCCGGCTCGTTGGTCTAGGGGTATGATTCTCGCTTAGGGTGCGAGAGGTCCCGGGTTCAACTCCCGGACGAGCCCTCCTTTTGGGCACCCCCCGCCGGGCACAGCCCCTGCGGGGACCACgcacaggcagctctgcccgggATCGCGGTGCAGGGTGTGGGCACGGTGATGGCACTGCAGCCGgggctcccacagcagctcgGCTGCCCACCCTGGCACGGCTACACGCAACCCCTGACCCAGGGTCTGtgaccagaaaaaaatgcccctgctctgccccagagcCCCACCACCCCGTGCCGGCCCCGTTGGCAGCCTAGGCACCCGAGGGACACCCAGTGCCTGCAAACCCCCAAAACCGACAGTCAGCAgctccggggcgggggggggcggctggggaaggaagcagggacagggattTTCTGGGAGCGAGGAGAAAGGCGGGTCAGAGGGGGACATGCGCTTTGGGGGATGCCCCATGGAGGAAGAAGGGTGGGG from Pelecanus crispus isolate bPelCri1 chromosome 5, bPelCri1.pri, whole genome shotgun sequence encodes the following:
- the FTCD gene encoding formimidoyltransferase-cyclodeaminase; the protein is MAKLVECVPNFSEGNNKEVIDALGQAISRTPGCVLLDVDAGASTNRTVYTFVGSPEAVVEGALSAARVAGQLIDMSQHTGEHPRMGALDVCPFVPVMNVSMEECVTCAHVFGQRLAAELGVPVYLYGEAAREESRRALPAVRAGEYEALPEKLAKPEWAPDFGAPTFVPRWGATVTGARTFLIAYNVNLLCTKELAHRIALNLREQGRGTDQPGRLKRVQGIGWYLEEENIAQVSTNLLDFEITPLHAVYEEVCRDAEALNLPVVGSQLVGLVPKKAMLDTAEFYIKKEKLFILEEEQKIRLVVSRLGLDSLSPFHPRERIIEYLVQAGEVDGQLVAKPLGAFVRAVGGRSAAPGGGSVSAAAAALGAALGCMVGLMSYGKRQFEELDPIMRKLIPRFHQAMDELVAMVDADSRAFSSYMEAMKLPKNTPEERERRTAAMQQGLKTAVRVPCALAEKVSGLWPALKELACHCNLACKSDIQVGAKMLEAAVFGAYFNVMINLKDIMDDKFKLTMSQKISGLLEEAKQGSALVLVLLEKRAA